In one window of Trachemys scripta elegans isolate TJP31775 chromosome 5, CAS_Tse_1.0, whole genome shotgun sequence DNA:
- the UBOX5 gene encoding RING finger protein 37 isoform X3, which produces MVINICLPQFKPRIHCNKISADGYEVENLISEDLAKRNRGFRSEYFIKPPVHVTLSFPFNIEICRINIDISSGGYQNFTGLDIYTSTSLNKSSWNSPESQFSGLAGQPVSDKDVFTLVGKAVLKNQSKVTFSHRGFKPRPPFHQMEAVFYPGSASHDLWNKGPASLSNVSHLKICISHVAGGGLPCIKRLEVWGQPAKSCPQEVMDSVFRVASECLAQGLGGQSASFILPMESECVPLSNSNSEQQSLQKLVDVVQDIPEEFLDPITLEIMPFPMLLPSGKVIDQSTLEKCNRSEASWGRVPSDPFTGVAFSQHSQPLPHPSLKARIDHFLLQHSIPGTNLLGRAQVLGMVTPSSLTMSSLKRKMDCMEQSPDYSNHVEPSYFSTTNLLAMSTSETSAKKMKTESDSHLAQMDCSTDLMSLSAGPVSHEQKLSESLDIALTSALSSRPSFTARLIKGQQQLHSEGGCSSSWNANALAEHNSSPVQGCASCNRTFSSYFKMEPVYQLPCGHLLCRPCLAEKQKSLTILCMNCKRSVSAHDVLRVHF; this is translated from the exons ATGGTGATAAACATCTGCCTCCCACAGTTCAAGCCAAGAATTCACTGCAacaag ATTTCTGCTGATGGTTATGAAGTTGAGAACCTCATCTCTGAAGACCTTGCAAAGAGAAACCGGGGCTTTCGCAGTGAATATTTCATCAAGCCCCCGGTTCATGTtactctctcctttcccttcaaCATAGAAATCTGCAGGATTAACATAGACATCTCATCGGGTGGGTATCAGAATTTCACGGGGCTGGACATTTACACGTCTACCTCATTGAACAAAAGCTCTTGGAACAGCCCGGAGTCTCAGTTCTCAGGTCTGGCCGGTCAGCCTGTGTCGGACAAAGACGTTTTCACACTAGTGGGCAAAGCCGTTCtaaaaaatcaaagcaaagtgACGTTCAGCCACAGAGGCTTCAAGCCAAGGCCTCCTTTCCATCAGATGGAAGCTGTCTTCTACCCTGGTTCTGCATCTCATGACCTATGGAATAAAGGCCCTGCCTCACTGAGCAATGTATCACACTTAAAAATTTGCATCTCCCATGTAGCAGGAGGTGGCCTCCCTTGCATTAAAAgactggaggtctgggggcagcCAGCCAAGTCATGCCCGCAGGAAGTGATGGACAGCGTGTTCCGAGTGGCCTCTGAGTGCCTGGCTCAGGGCTTGGGCGGTCAGAGTGCCAGTTTCATTTTACCAATGGAAAGCGAGTGTGTGCCCTTAAGCAACTCCAACAGCGAACAGCAGAGTCTCCAGAAGCTAGTCGATGTTGTTCAGGATATCCCTGAAGAGTTCTTGGACCCTATCACTCTGGAGATAATGCCCTTCCCAATGCTGCTGCCGTCTGGCAAGGTGATCGACCAGAGCACTTTGGAGAAATGCAACCGGAGTGAGGCTTCCTGGGGTCGGGTGCCCAGCGATCCTTTCACTGGGGTTGCCTTTAGCCaacactcccagcccctccctcacccctctcTAAAGGCGAGGATAGACCACTTCCTATTACAGCACAGCATTCCAGGCACCAACCTCCTTGGGAGGGCTCAGGTCTTAGGGATGGTCACACCTTCTTCCCTAACCATGTCCTCTCTGAAAAGGAAAATGGACTGCATGGAGCAAAGCCCTGATTACAGCAATCACGTAGAACCCTCCTATTTTTCTACCACAAACTTACTAGCCATGTCTACCTCAGAGACCAGtgctaaaaaaatgaaaactgagagtGACTCGCATTTGGCCCAAATGGACTGTTCGACAG ATCTCATGTCTCTCTCTGCAGGTCCAGTCTCTCATGAACAGAAGCTGTCCGAAAGCTTGGACATTGCCTTGACCTCTGCACTCAGCTCTAGGCCATCATTTACAGCTAGGTTGATAaaaggccagcagcagctgcatagCGAGGGGGGTTGCAGCAGTTCGTGGAATGCAAATGCCCTAGCTG AGCACAATAGCAGCCCGGTTCAAGGATGCGCTTCCTGTAATAGAACATTTTCTTCTTATTTCAAAATGGAGCCTGTTTACCAGCTTCCATGCGGCCACCTCCTGTGTCGTCCTTGCTTAGCTGAAAAGCAGAAGTCCTTAACGATACTGTGCATGAATTGTAAAAGGTCAGTCTCCGCTCATGATGTGCTGAGGGTCCACTTCTGA
- the UBOX5 gene encoding RING finger protein 37 isoform X1: MKHCKRAQLVYFFYCCYTGEFCIKLILPADSDAWKVSPQTANMVINICLPQFKPRIHCNKISADGYEVENLISEDLAKRNRGFRSEYFIKPPVHVTLSFPFNIEICRINIDISSGGYQNFTGLDIYTSTSLNKSSWNSPESQFSGLAGQPVSDKDVFTLVGKAVLKNQSKVTFSHRGFKPRPPFHQMEAVFYPGSASHDLWNKGPASLSNVSHLKICISHVAGGGLPCIKRLEVWGQPAKSCPQEVMDSVFRVASECLAQGLGGQSASFILPMESECVPLSNSNSEQQSLQKLVDVVQDIPEEFLDPITLEIMPFPMLLPSGKVIDQSTLEKCNRSEASWGRVPSDPFTGVAFSQHSQPLPHPSLKARIDHFLLQHSIPGTNLLGRAQVLGMVTPSSLTMSSLKRKMDCMEQSPDYSNHVEPSYFSTTNLLAMSTSETSAKKMKTESDSHLAQMDCSTDLMSLSAGPVSHEQKLSESLDIALTSALSSRPSFTARLIKGQQQLHSEGGCSSSWNANALAEHNSSPVQGCASCNRTFSSYFKMEPVYQLPCGHLLCRPCLAEKQKSLTILCMNCKRSVSAHDVLRVHF; the protein is encoded by the exons TTTTACCAGCTGACTCTGATGCTTGGAAGGTGAGCCCTCAAACTGCAAATATGGTGATAAACATCTGCCTCCCACAGTTCAAGCCAAGAATTCACTGCAacaag ATTTCTGCTGATGGTTATGAAGTTGAGAACCTCATCTCTGAAGACCTTGCAAAGAGAAACCGGGGCTTTCGCAGTGAATATTTCATCAAGCCCCCGGTTCATGTtactctctcctttcccttcaaCATAGAAATCTGCAGGATTAACATAGACATCTCATCGGGTGGGTATCAGAATTTCACGGGGCTGGACATTTACACGTCTACCTCATTGAACAAAAGCTCTTGGAACAGCCCGGAGTCTCAGTTCTCAGGTCTGGCCGGTCAGCCTGTGTCGGACAAAGACGTTTTCACACTAGTGGGCAAAGCCGTTCtaaaaaatcaaagcaaagtgACGTTCAGCCACAGAGGCTTCAAGCCAAGGCCTCCTTTCCATCAGATGGAAGCTGTCTTCTACCCTGGTTCTGCATCTCATGACCTATGGAATAAAGGCCCTGCCTCACTGAGCAATGTATCACACTTAAAAATTTGCATCTCCCATGTAGCAGGAGGTGGCCTCCCTTGCATTAAAAgactggaggtctgggggcagcCAGCCAAGTCATGCCCGCAGGAAGTGATGGACAGCGTGTTCCGAGTGGCCTCTGAGTGCCTGGCTCAGGGCTTGGGCGGTCAGAGTGCCAGTTTCATTTTACCAATGGAAAGCGAGTGTGTGCCCTTAAGCAACTCCAACAGCGAACAGCAGAGTCTCCAGAAGCTAGTCGATGTTGTTCAGGATATCCCTGAAGAGTTCTTGGACCCTATCACTCTGGAGATAATGCCCTTCCCAATGCTGCTGCCGTCTGGCAAGGTGATCGACCAGAGCACTTTGGAGAAATGCAACCGGAGTGAGGCTTCCTGGGGTCGGGTGCCCAGCGATCCTTTCACTGGGGTTGCCTTTAGCCaacactcccagcccctccctcacccctctcTAAAGGCGAGGATAGACCACTTCCTATTACAGCACAGCATTCCAGGCACCAACCTCCTTGGGAGGGCTCAGGTCTTAGGGATGGTCACACCTTCTTCCCTAACCATGTCCTCTCTGAAAAGGAAAATGGACTGCATGGAGCAAAGCCCTGATTACAGCAATCACGTAGAACCCTCCTATTTTTCTACCACAAACTTACTAGCCATGTCTACCTCAGAGACCAGtgctaaaaaaatgaaaactgagagtGACTCGCATTTGGCCCAAATGGACTGTTCGACAG ATCTCATGTCTCTCTCTGCAGGTCCAGTCTCTCATGAACAGAAGCTGTCCGAAAGCTTGGACATTGCCTTGACCTCTGCACTCAGCTCTAGGCCATCATTTACAGCTAGGTTGATAaaaggccagcagcagctgcatagCGAGGGGGGTTGCAGCAGTTCGTGGAATGCAAATGCCCTAGCTG AGCACAATAGCAGCCCGGTTCAAGGATGCGCTTCCTGTAATAGAACATTTTCTTCTTATTTCAAAATGGAGCCTGTTTACCAGCTTCCATGCGGCCACCTCCTGTGTCGTCCTTGCTTAGCTGAAAAGCAGAAGTCCTTAACGATACTGTGCATGAATTGTAAAAGGTCAGTCTCCGCTCATGATGTGCTGAGGGTCCACTTCTGA
- the UBOX5 gene encoding RING finger protein 37 isoform X4, whose product MKHCKRAQLVYFFYCCYTGEFCIKLILPADSDAWKVSPQTANMVINICLPQFKPRIHCNKISADGYEVENLISEDLAKRNRGFRSEYFIKPPVHVTLSFPFNIEICRINIDISSGGYQNFTGLDIYTSTSLNKSSWNSPESQFSGLAGQPVSDKDVFTLVGKAVLKNQSKVTFSHRGFKPRPPFHQMEAVFYPGSASHDLWNKGPASLSNVSHLKICISHVAGGGLPCIKRLEVWGQPAKSCPQEVMDSVFRVASECLAQGLGGQSASFILPMESECVPLSNSNSEQQSLQKLVDVVQDIPEEFLDPITLEIMPFPMLLPSGKVIDQSTLEKCNRSEASWGRVPSDPFTGVAFSQHSQPLPHPSLKARIDHFLLQHSIPGTNLLGRAQVLGMVTPSSLTMSSLKRKMDCMEQSPDYSNHVEPSYFSTTNLLAMSTSETSAKKMKTESDSHLAQMDCSTEHNSSPVQGCASCNRTFSSYFKMEPVYQLPCGHLLCRPCLAEKQKSLTILCMNCKRSVSAHDVLRVHF is encoded by the exons TTTTACCAGCTGACTCTGATGCTTGGAAGGTGAGCCCTCAAACTGCAAATATGGTGATAAACATCTGCCTCCCACAGTTCAAGCCAAGAATTCACTGCAacaag ATTTCTGCTGATGGTTATGAAGTTGAGAACCTCATCTCTGAAGACCTTGCAAAGAGAAACCGGGGCTTTCGCAGTGAATATTTCATCAAGCCCCCGGTTCATGTtactctctcctttcccttcaaCATAGAAATCTGCAGGATTAACATAGACATCTCATCGGGTGGGTATCAGAATTTCACGGGGCTGGACATTTACACGTCTACCTCATTGAACAAAAGCTCTTGGAACAGCCCGGAGTCTCAGTTCTCAGGTCTGGCCGGTCAGCCTGTGTCGGACAAAGACGTTTTCACACTAGTGGGCAAAGCCGTTCtaaaaaatcaaagcaaagtgACGTTCAGCCACAGAGGCTTCAAGCCAAGGCCTCCTTTCCATCAGATGGAAGCTGTCTTCTACCCTGGTTCTGCATCTCATGACCTATGGAATAAAGGCCCTGCCTCACTGAGCAATGTATCACACTTAAAAATTTGCATCTCCCATGTAGCAGGAGGTGGCCTCCCTTGCATTAAAAgactggaggtctgggggcagcCAGCCAAGTCATGCCCGCAGGAAGTGATGGACAGCGTGTTCCGAGTGGCCTCTGAGTGCCTGGCTCAGGGCTTGGGCGGTCAGAGTGCCAGTTTCATTTTACCAATGGAAAGCGAGTGTGTGCCCTTAAGCAACTCCAACAGCGAACAGCAGAGTCTCCAGAAGCTAGTCGATGTTGTTCAGGATATCCCTGAAGAGTTCTTGGACCCTATCACTCTGGAGATAATGCCCTTCCCAATGCTGCTGCCGTCTGGCAAGGTGATCGACCAGAGCACTTTGGAGAAATGCAACCGGAGTGAGGCTTCCTGGGGTCGGGTGCCCAGCGATCCTTTCACTGGGGTTGCCTTTAGCCaacactcccagcccctccctcacccctctcTAAAGGCGAGGATAGACCACTTCCTATTACAGCACAGCATTCCAGGCACCAACCTCCTTGGGAGGGCTCAGGTCTTAGGGATGGTCACACCTTCTTCCCTAACCATGTCCTCTCTGAAAAGGAAAATGGACTGCATGGAGCAAAGCCCTGATTACAGCAATCACGTAGAACCCTCCTATTTTTCTACCACAAACTTACTAGCCATGTCTACCTCAGAGACCAGtgctaaaaaaatgaaaactgagagtGACTCGCATTTGGCCCAAATGGACTGTTCGACAG AGCACAATAGCAGCCCGGTTCAAGGATGCGCTTCCTGTAATAGAACATTTTCTTCTTATTTCAAAATGGAGCCTGTTTACCAGCTTCCATGCGGCCACCTCCTGTGTCGTCCTTGCTTAGCTGAAAAGCAGAAGTCCTTAACGATACTGTGCATGAATTGTAAAAGGTCAGTCTCCGCTCATGATGTGCTGAGGGTCCACTTCTGA
- the UBOX5 gene encoding RING finger protein 37 isoform X2, with amino-acid sequence MKHCKRAQLVYFFYCCYTGEFCIKLILPADSDAWKVSPQTANMVINICLPQFKPRIHCNKISADGYEVENLISEDLAKRNRGFRSEYFIKPPVHVTLSFPFNIEICRINIDISSGGYQNFTGLDIYTSTSLNKSSWNSPESQFSGLAGQPVSDKDVFTLVGKAVLKNQSKVTFSHRGFKPRPPFHQMEAVFYPGSASHDLWNKGPASLSNVSHLKICISHVAGGGLPCIKRLEVWGQPAKSCPQEVMDSVFRVASECLAQGLGGQSASFILPMESECVPLSNSNSEQQSLQKLVDVVQDIPEEFLDPITLEIMPFPMLLPSGKVIDQSTLEKCNRSEASWGRVPSDPFTGVAFSQHSQPLPHPSLKARIDHFLLQHSIPGTNLLGRAQVLGMVTPSSLTMSSLKRKMDCMEQSPDYSNHVEPSYFSTTNLLAMSTSETSAKKMKTESDSHLAQMDCSTGPVSHEQKLSESLDIALTSALSSRPSFTARLIKGQQQLHSEGGCSSSWNANALAEHNSSPVQGCASCNRTFSSYFKMEPVYQLPCGHLLCRPCLAEKQKSLTILCMNCKRSVSAHDVLRVHF; translated from the exons TTTTACCAGCTGACTCTGATGCTTGGAAGGTGAGCCCTCAAACTGCAAATATGGTGATAAACATCTGCCTCCCACAGTTCAAGCCAAGAATTCACTGCAacaag ATTTCTGCTGATGGTTATGAAGTTGAGAACCTCATCTCTGAAGACCTTGCAAAGAGAAACCGGGGCTTTCGCAGTGAATATTTCATCAAGCCCCCGGTTCATGTtactctctcctttcccttcaaCATAGAAATCTGCAGGATTAACATAGACATCTCATCGGGTGGGTATCAGAATTTCACGGGGCTGGACATTTACACGTCTACCTCATTGAACAAAAGCTCTTGGAACAGCCCGGAGTCTCAGTTCTCAGGTCTGGCCGGTCAGCCTGTGTCGGACAAAGACGTTTTCACACTAGTGGGCAAAGCCGTTCtaaaaaatcaaagcaaagtgACGTTCAGCCACAGAGGCTTCAAGCCAAGGCCTCCTTTCCATCAGATGGAAGCTGTCTTCTACCCTGGTTCTGCATCTCATGACCTATGGAATAAAGGCCCTGCCTCACTGAGCAATGTATCACACTTAAAAATTTGCATCTCCCATGTAGCAGGAGGTGGCCTCCCTTGCATTAAAAgactggaggtctgggggcagcCAGCCAAGTCATGCCCGCAGGAAGTGATGGACAGCGTGTTCCGAGTGGCCTCTGAGTGCCTGGCTCAGGGCTTGGGCGGTCAGAGTGCCAGTTTCATTTTACCAATGGAAAGCGAGTGTGTGCCCTTAAGCAACTCCAACAGCGAACAGCAGAGTCTCCAGAAGCTAGTCGATGTTGTTCAGGATATCCCTGAAGAGTTCTTGGACCCTATCACTCTGGAGATAATGCCCTTCCCAATGCTGCTGCCGTCTGGCAAGGTGATCGACCAGAGCACTTTGGAGAAATGCAACCGGAGTGAGGCTTCCTGGGGTCGGGTGCCCAGCGATCCTTTCACTGGGGTTGCCTTTAGCCaacactcccagcccctccctcacccctctcTAAAGGCGAGGATAGACCACTTCCTATTACAGCACAGCATTCCAGGCACCAACCTCCTTGGGAGGGCTCAGGTCTTAGGGATGGTCACACCTTCTTCCCTAACCATGTCCTCTCTGAAAAGGAAAATGGACTGCATGGAGCAAAGCCCTGATTACAGCAATCACGTAGAACCCTCCTATTTTTCTACCACAAACTTACTAGCCATGTCTACCTCAGAGACCAGtgctaaaaaaatgaaaactgagagtGACTCGCATTTGGCCCAAATGGACTGTTCGACAG GTCCAGTCTCTCATGAACAGAAGCTGTCCGAAAGCTTGGACATTGCCTTGACCTCTGCACTCAGCTCTAGGCCATCATTTACAGCTAGGTTGATAaaaggccagcagcagctgcatagCGAGGGGGGTTGCAGCAGTTCGTGGAATGCAAATGCCCTAGCTG AGCACAATAGCAGCCCGGTTCAAGGATGCGCTTCCTGTAATAGAACATTTTCTTCTTATTTCAAAATGGAGCCTGTTTACCAGCTTCCATGCGGCCACCTCCTGTGTCGTCCTTGCTTAGCTGAAAAGCAGAAGTCCTTAACGATACTGTGCATGAATTGTAAAAGGTCAGTCTCCGCTCATGATGTGCTGAGGGTCCACTTCTGA